DNA from Panthera leo isolate Ple1 chromosome D2, P.leo_Ple1_pat1.1, whole genome shotgun sequence:
GGTCTTTGCCCAGTGTGTCCTTCATTTCCCACGGGTTTGAACTTGTGGAGTTTGACAGAAGTAGCAGCAGAACGGAACGTTACTCCGGGGCTTGGGCGGGCCGTCTCTCCATCTGCGTGGTTGAATCTGTCCTCCCTGGGCTCTCCCCTGCTGAGGCCTGGGGGGCAGGTGGCGGAGTGCCATCGGGTGTGGAGTGTGGGCCATCTGAGCTTGGCCCATGCCGTGCTCTCGGTCCGTGTTGGGAACACACTCGGCACGTAGGAACCAGCGTGTTGGTCTCAACTCGCTTACGGGGGCACGACCGTGAGAGGGCGGCTCTGCCGAGGGGCCGTCACGCCTGCCTCTGccgccctgccctcctcccagggGTTCCGTGCTCCTGGTCGTGGCGGTcagagtgagcgaggggcagcCCGCTGGTCCTGGTGTAAGGTCATGGAGGAGTGCGGCCGCTTCTGCACGTGTGGTCGTCGATGGGAATCTGATCATTGTCACAGAAACTAGTAAGGGTAGGATGGTTTCCCTGTGCCTCCTCCTGTCACTGTGAGCTGCCCTTTGTGGACAGTCCCCGCACacctcacccccagcccagcaATGCCAACTCAGGAAGACCGTCTCAGACCCTCGTGTATGTACACATGCAGTCTGTTTAGTACCTTAGTGTAGGTGAGGTCATgtaagaattgaaaacaaaagtatttgCAGAAATTATATAACCCTTTCAGTGGAGTTGTTTGGCCAAGATGGGTGGAAACCCCGCAGCTGAGTTCAATATGCGGAGAATTCAATCATTTCTTAAGACTCATCACTTTCACTCTTGAGACTGCTGACATAAATTGCCTAGTAAACAGAAGGCTGGAAGAGGAATCTTTCGGGTGGTGGACAAGAAAAGCAGGGCAGAATGTTCTTGTTCCATTTGCAGTGTCAGATACCATGTGATACAGTTTTGTTACAGGCTAAGCTACAGATGACTACCAATTATATGAAAGGTTGAGTTTGGTTTCCATTTGTTAACACCACTGCTTCAACTTTGTGGTAATTGGGTGAGATTTCATCCACCCTTTTCCCGGAAAAATGATGGTTGTCTTCTGGTGTGTGCCTCCAGATGGAAGGCCCTGTACTGTGGAAACCTCACTTGTGTCCGGAGGCAACGAGGGAGGAGATTTTATGTCCGGGAGATTATATTATTCGTTTGTCTTTGAACACATCGGAAAGAATAAGCCTGGTTAACTGAGTGGtcaaaatcccaagcagcttccgcATTGTCTGCGCTGAGCCTTACACGGGGCCCCAACTCACAAAGcgtcaccggctgagccacccaggtgccccgaggatgctacttttctctttggaaattaGGATTTCACCCTGTTTTTCTGTCTGGAGTATATTAATGTGTCGTACACTAattctttccctgtctttcctCTGAAATACCTGCTGTAGGCCATGGCCCAGAAGGAAGACATGCAACAGAGGATCACTAcctttgagaagcactgtctcAGGGCACAGCATGAAGCCACTTGCCTGCACGACCTCAAGGATAAACTTGAAAACGAGATCGCAAAGAAACGCTCTCTGCATCATCGTTGGTTGCATTGAACTTCATTCCTCTTTTGTTAATTACAAATGAAGTTAAGGACCTAGTCTCAGTGTAAAATTTTCAGGATGTTAAAATCTTGTGTTGAAAAACGGGGTTACTTCAACGTCATGGGAATCTTTCAGATGTTATGTAAGCATGTTATGTTGCTACCCTCATTGATTCCTTCTTATGTGTTAACTGCACGTTACACTTTTGCTTGTTAGCACTCTTTCCAAAAGAGCGGTGAGGGGCCAGGAATTTGTAGGCAGCCGACCGTTTTGGTTAGTACTTGAGATCGGGGAGAATATCAGGTGCAGAAGCATAGTCTGGCTTGAGGATGCAAGACCCTGTCTTTTGGGAAGCCGCACGTCTCTTCCTTGGTTGTCTCAAGTCATCCGGCAGTAAAAAGGAAAACCTCATCCAGCTTCTTGGAAACAAAGTTTGCCTGGTGTGTTTATAAAATGTGTCAGTAGacacaaaatgacaataaaagtgaaatattaggaagccattaaaatgacATTCAGGAATGCTGTTTGAGAGCACGTAAGGTGTTCCAAATCATGACTGTAAAAGGCAGATCGTGAAATACGATGTATACagcaagtaatttatttatttgagggtttTAAGGCATGATATCCGGTGAGTATACACACGCAAAGCTAAACtcaaacagaaggaagaattttGTGGGATTAAATGTTAACCTTGCAAGAACCTCAccttatacataatttttaaaaggactttagatatttttaatgtttatttatttttgagagagggagcgacCGAgcgagagcatgatcaggggaggccagagaaggagggagggacacacagaatccaaaacgtactcgaggttctgagctgtcaacacagagcccgaggcggggcttgaacccatgagctatgagattaTAACCTAGGCCGAAGGTGaaaccttaactgactgagccacctcggagTCCCTAAAAGTCCTTTAACAAAAAAATCTCTTGTCTAAATTTTCCAGGttgaattatttttcaagagTGAGAGTGTTTTTGTAGAGTAACCATACACTTGCAAAAATAACTCCTCTGGCATCAGGCATGCTCTCCGAACCTCTGTGCTGGCCGTTGTGCCCACCTCAGAATGCCCTATGTAGTGAGCCCTAAGACAAGAGTCTATAATTATGTAAGACTGGACCTTTCTCTCGTTAACTTGTCAGGAAGAACGAGAAAGCTCCTCCAGAAGAtgggttttctttaatttgtgggaattttgtcttttaaaagacTTCTCTGAAGATACTGAAGCAGAGCAAATACTTTGGCAAGACAAGTTTTGCACAGTGAAATGAGGCCCAAGGCCATGGGTGACTCCTTGTAGAAAGGAAATGTTTATTCTGAAACACCTACCAAAAACATTGGCTTCGGTCAGAACTTACAATAGATCTTTGCATTGAGAATTTGTTTCACTTTATTCAAAATGGGACCATTGCCCTGTTCTCTACCTACCCTTTTCAGGAAAGCCTGAGCTACCTACCCGCCGAGACAGGGTTCGTGCGTGTAAAGTTCATTCACTGAGAAGGTTGGGGCACAATGCGCCAAGACTAAAATACCAGAGCCTGAACCTGAAGATTGGCCAGGA
Protein-coding regions in this window:
- the LOC122201858 gene encoding liprin-alpha-4-like; its protein translation is MSPWGSCFSEGVPIEAANTFLERPPGCEELEPYRASYLLLTPTERPPKAMAQKEDMQQRITTFEKHCLRAQHEATCLHDLKDKLENEIAKKRSLHHRWLH